In Numenius arquata chromosome 30, bNumArq3.hap1.1, whole genome shotgun sequence, the following proteins share a genomic window:
- the LOC141476360 gene encoding olfactory receptor 14A16-like, giving the protein MAGGTELRPSSGTMRQLFLSQVSSNVSLSFLSWTAPRAQRQMPNSSSITQFLLLAFVDSRELQLLHFWLFLGIYLAALLGNALIITAIACDHRLHTPMYFFLLNLSVLDLGSISTTVPKAIANSLWDTRTISYAGCAAQVFLFGFLMSAEYCLLTVIAYDRYVAICQPLHYGTLLGSRACVHMAAAAWGTGFLNALLHTANTFSLPLCQGNVLDQFFCEIPQILKLSCSHSYLRELGVLVVSACLFFGCFIFIMLSYVQIFRAVLRIPSEQGRHKAFSTCLPHLAVVSLFVSTGFFAYLKPPSISSPSLDLVVTVLYSLVPPAVNPLIYSMRNQELKEAIRNLISWTFLMREKFATSLHQ; this is encoded by the exons ATGGCTGGCGGGACAGAGCTGAGACCCTCCTCGGGTACAATGAGACAGC TTTTTCTCAGCCAAGTCTCTTCTAACGTGTCACTGTCTTTTCTCTCTTGGACAGCCCCTCGAGCCCAGAGGcagatgcccaacagcagctccatcacccaattcctcctcctggcatttgtagattcacgggagctgcagctcttgcacttctggctcttcctgggcatctacctggctgccctcctgggaaacgcactcatcatcaccgccatcgcctgtgaccaccgcctccacacccccatgtacttcttcctcctcaacctctccgttcttgacctgggatccatctccaccactgtccccaaagccattgccaattccctgtgggacaccaggaccatctcctatgcaggatgtgctgcccaggtctttctgtttggctttttgatgtcagcagagtattgtcttctcactgtcatagcctacgaccgctacgttgccatctgccagcccctgcactacgggaccctcctgggcagcagagcttgtgtccacatggcagcagctgcctggggcactgggtttctcaatgctctcctgcacacggccaacaCATTTTCcttgcccctctgccagggcaatgtcctggaccagttcttctgtgaaatcccccagatcctcaagctctcctgctcacactcctacctcagggaacttggggtccttgtggtcagtgcctgtttattctttgggtgtttcattttcatcatgttgtcctatgtgcagatcttcagggccgtgctgaggatcccctctgagcagggacggcacaaagccttttccacgtgcctccctcacctggccgtggtctccctgtttgtcagcactggcttctttgcctacctgaagcccccctccatctcctccccatctctggatctggtggtgactgttctgtactcactggtgcctccagcagtgaaccccctcatctacagcatgagaaaccaggagctcaaggaggcCATTAGGAATCTGATTTCATGGACGTTTTTAATGAGGGAGAAATTCGCTACCTCTCTCCACCAATGA